Proteins from one Anopheles nili chromosome 2, idAnoNiliSN_F5_01, whole genome shotgun sequence genomic window:
- the LOC128724199 gene encoding ADP-ribosylation factor-like protein 3, with the protein MGVMVFNIFGLLSLLRKLRSAPEKELRILLLGLDNAGKTTLLKQLASEEVTQVTPTAGFNIKSVVSDGFKLNVWDIGGQSKIRPYWKNYFDNTDVLIYVIDSSDRKRLEETGDELTELLLDDKLKSVPLLVFANKQDVAGALKASEIAECLKLVKLMDRTWQIQGCSALQGAGVKEGMDWVCKCIKK; encoded by the exons ATGGGCGTGATGGTGTTCAATATCTTC GGGCTGCTCTCTCTGCTGCGCAAACTACGATCTGCACCAGAAAAAGAACTTCGTATCCTGTTGCTCGGATTGGACAATGCCGGTAAAACGACGCTGCTAAAGCAGCTCGCCTCAGAGGAAGTTACCCAAGTGACCCCAACGGCGGGATTCAACATTAAATCCGTTGTCTCCGACGGGTTCAAACTAAACGTCTGGGATATAGGGGGTCAGAGCAAGATACGCCCATACTGGAAGAACTACTTTGACAACACGGACGTCCTGATATATGTGATCGATTCGAGTGACCGGAAGCGGCTGGAGGAAACCGGCGACGAGCTTaccgagctgctgctggatgataAACTAAAATCCGTGCCTTTGCTGGTGTTTGCCAACAAACAGGACGTAGCTGGTGCGCTGAAAGCTTCCGAGATAGCAGAATGCCTGAAGCTCGTCAAGCTGATGGATCGCACCTGGCAAATACAAGGCTGCTCGGCTTTGCAAGGTGCCGGTGTGAAG GAGGGAATGGATTGGGTTTGCAAATGTATAAAGAAATAA
- the LOC128724188 gene encoding E3 ubiquitin-protein ligase HERC2, giving the protein MSTKLWIAGLNPFSPESNCALQDINLSSVLPLEERSPKFIISFGPLHAFIAQDNKLYTFCVLSEQRKSVGFEADILSLAANSKFCLVLLASGRLLKYDPSVDVSVPVVGFLGIEGNEPKTVKDESITHLACGECVTLACTSTNAIYNIPNHTATLPKHVKISKVVAGFEHCLLLTTNGDVYSWGGGLRGQLGNGEIVAIVDQPHLVEALAGVKIVDIAAEGWHSAAVSSFGDLYTWGWNNQGQLGLLDHEYDGRVVSQPQIVSFPGNADATVTRIHCGIGHTVAEVTTVDGTHEVLIAGWNLEKRFDYSRAPSTPAFDGFRKLPQPAAPADAIEVGAGPNLVYFLQRAACAEK; this is encoded by the exons ATGAGTACTAAATTGTGGATAGCAGGGCTGAATCCATTCTCACCCGAATCAAACTGCGCTCTGCAAG ATATCAACCTCAGCTCGGTGTTGCCCTTGGAAGAGCGCTCACCTAAATTCATAATTAGCTTCGGACCACTGCACGCCTTCATCGCGCAAGATAATAAGCTCTACACCTTCTGCGTTCTCTCTGAACAACGAAAAAGTGTCGGGTTTGAGGCGGACATCCTCTCGCTGGCAGCCAACAGCAAGTTCTGCCTTGTTCTCCTGGCGTCAGGCCGGCTGTTGAAGTATGACCCATCAGTGGACGTGTCCGTGCCGGTGGTCGGGTTTCTTGGAATCGaaggaaacgaaccgaaaactGTGAAGGACGAATCAATCACCCATCTGGCATGCGGGGAATGTGTCACACTCGCGTGTACATCGACTAATGCCATTTACAACATCCCGAACCATACGGCCACCCTCCCGAAACACGTGAAAATAAGCAAAGTGGTGGCCGGCTTCGAGCATTGCCTGTTGCTCACGACAAACGGAGACGTCTACAGCTGGGGAGGCGGACT cCGCGGTCAGCTTGGGAACGGTGAAATCGTGGCCATCGTAGATCAACCCCACCTAGTGGAAGCTTTGGCGGGAGTGAAGATAGTAGACATTGCTGCGGAAGGATGGCACTCGGCAGCCGTGTCCTCGTTCGGGGATCTATACACCTGGGGTTGGAACAACCAGGGCCAACTAGGATTGCTAGATCACGAATACGATGGGCGGGTAGTGTCTCAACCCCAGATCGTATCATTTCCGGGTAATGCAGACGCAACAGTGACCAGGATTCACTGTGGCATTGGACACACGGTTGCCGAAGTAACTACGGTCGATGGGACGCATGAGGTGCTGATCGCAGGATGGAACTTGGAGAAGCGTTTCGATTACAGCCGTGCTCCATCGACACCGGCTTTCGATGGATTCCGGAAGCTACCccaaccagcagcaccagccgATGCAATCGAAGTAGGCGCTGGTCCGAACCTGGTTTACTTCCTGCAGCGAGCAGCGTGCGCTGAAAAATGA